A single window of Vigna unguiculata cultivar IT97K-499-35 chromosome 1, ASM411807v1, whole genome shotgun sequence DNA harbors:
- the LOC114173826 gene encoding uncharacterized protein LOC114173826, translated as MGDWAGVVIGLVLFVVLSPGLLFQVPGKGRAVDFCNFQTSAISIFVHSLLFFGFMAIFLIAINVHIGSG; from the coding sequence ATGGGTGATTGGGCTGGGGTGGTGATAGGGTTGGTCCTGTTTGTGGTGCTTTCACCAGGATTACTCTTCCAGGTTCCCGGCAAAGGAAGAGCAGTGGATTTCTGCAATTTCCAAACAAGTGCCATCTCCATCTTTGTTCATTCCCTTCTCTTCTTTGGCTTCATGGCCATCTTCCTTATTGCCATTAATGTTCACATTGGTAGTGGATAA